taaaatagaaaatgatgCTACACTTATTTTGTGTATACAAAATGATATCATGtcctttcccttttcttccatttcaattATTATACTTTTAATTCATTACACAAAGATTATGCAATAAATTAAGCTACAAAATCATTCTTTCAGAATCTACTGGCTTTGCAACAAAGTACTAATTAACACTCCTCAATAAACATAACAACTTAATTTTGTTTCCTAAGTAGAAGAAATATTACACTAATGCCAAACTACATAATTTAACATTACTACTTGGCTAATCCTCTTTTAGGATCTTCTATCCTAATTAAAAGCCGACTTAGTTTCATCAGGTGACCACTTTTGCAGCCTTGTAGTTAGAAATTGGCCATTTTTCCAAAACTAGACTAGTGAAATGAATATTAGTTCTGAATCTCAAACTTCAGACCAGGTAGTCACTTTTGAACTTCAAATCACTGATCTAATTTTAAGAAAAGTCTTCGAAATACAAGGCCACAAAAGTGGTTACTTTTGTATACCATCTCCTTCTTGATCAATAAGTAGCCCAATAGTTGTCTAAATCAGCACAATGCTCCATGGCCATGACACCATTATTCATAGTATTTGCATTATTCATTTCAACTCCATAACCTGCCTCACTTGTAATTGCACAATTTGCCATCATAGAAGAAGCCACTTCTTGTTGATTCATAACTTGTGGTGGTGGCATTGACCTTAAAACTGGTTGAGACGAAGCGGCGCCACCACCAAGATTCAAGTTTAAGCCTGAAATAGTGAAGTAATTACTATCTCCTCCTCCACCACCACTACTACTACCTCCAATATTGTAACTCATTTGGGGTTGTATTGGAAAGTTCATATTTGATGAACCACTTTGAAAGATAACCCTATTATTGAGTTCTTGAATTTCTGCATGGCTCATGTAATTACCTCTTCCCATTGGAAACTGGAACCCTTGATGATCATGAGGTAATTGCATCATATGTGAGGACATTGATGCATTTTGAGTGATGTTGAGAGAGTAGGGATTTAGTGTTGCCCTTGAATGATTATTAATAGGGTACTTCTTCAATCCTGCACTCTTCTGGAAAATTCGACAAACCACCCACTCGTCTTGCTGCAAAAATGGAGTATATAGTAGCATGTTTAGCAAAAGAATTTAACTTCTATTCACTGACAATGTAAAAAcatttttacactatcagatTATTCCAGATTATTCATAAGACGAGGAAAACGAAGATAAGTGATTGTGAGTGAAATTAgtaacatgaaaaaataagacATATATACAACCTAACGAGTATGATAGCATGTCAAACGAGTTCATTTTCTTGGTTACCAAACAAGTTTAGCTTCTGTATATTGATTGTGTAACTTAATTTTTATACTATCATTTCATAGAAAAGTTAAATGCACATGTAACTGCTTATAATAAGTGAATTagtgttttgaaaaataaagacaGATAACCTGCTATAATAAATTATGACACATTAATAATATAAACATTCTTTATATATACTGCAAGTCATTGAGAATGTACATTTAACTCTTACccaagatattatatatgtatacggtTACCCCATGACTTCATACGGAAAGGGTTCTTcgtttttcttaattaaattaagaaaatattcaTTTAATTTAGAGCCCGATGTAGGGAAGTTTTTCTTTATGTTCTCTGTAGCAAAATCAAATAAACTTTTAATTTTCTGATCTTCATTATACAAAAGATGAACTTTTAATGTATAAatattatacattaatattataaatatCATCTGGGGTTTAAAAAGACACTTTAAATAGATCATCCAAAACCACACATAACAGTTAACTTGAAAAAACTTAAATGACTGAGGTGATTGTTTGATCCAAAGGGAATTCAGCTTCACAAGAAAATAACTACAACAAATTGAGGTTTCAAGTTTCACACTCAAGAGGGATAAGAAATGTACATTAACTTGAACAAGTATACGTAATTGAATAATAAGGAATTAATCGAATAGATTCATGTTACATACATTGAAATACCTTCTTTTCTACACCAATATAGTTAACTTGTGATAGTTGACCAGTCACCTTTTTTACCAGGTTATCAATTAATGCTTATCATACAAATTTAATTACAGTGACTTgattgtataaatattttttacattgTCATCAGTGCATAGAAGTTAAACTCAAACAAATACAAGAGAAGATTAAAAAGAGAACATGTAATGTCATACCTTGGTTGTTCTATAAGAAGATTTGGATCGAACCCTATATTCATGCATCACCCAATTGGATTTTTCTCCTCTAGGAGCTCTTCCTTTATAGAAAACCAATGTCTTTTTCATCCCAACCAATTCTGTTGTTTTGCTATTGAATATCTCCTTGTCTTTCCCAGTAGTTTTCCAGTATCCAGTATTTGTTGCTCGATTTGTTCTTACTCCAGTTGGGTACTTTCTATCACGAAGGCTGAAAAAATACCATTCCTTTCCTCCCATTTTTGCCTTCCCTGTAATTTTCACATGTAAACAATAGAGTTAAAATGATCGATTTAACTTATACGGagtatataatttatatagttattattatcattattttaaCATGTTATAGCATGTTACTTGGTTTGTTTTTTACATTACAAATCTCACTTATTATTTTGGATTCTCGTAAAGGGTAGGTATTCATTTCTGGTTACTTTTAGTTAGTGTTTATTGCTGAATGATCGCTCGATATTTGACTGGAAACTATGGTCTGAAAGCTTCCTCTCTCCAGCAAGCAAGACGAGATCACCATTTCTTTCGTTAATGGACTTCTTTTACTTCGTAACCTCAGCCTTAGATGTCGTTTCATAGATTCTCGAACCTCCGACAGATAAAATCTCCATGCATGCGTTTTTCTCTCCTCCCCTCATGACTCATGTAGACATTTTTTAAGGAAAGTTAAGTGTTTTATCCAGGCAACTAAAATATTTATCCACTCCATGTAAAATAAGTGCATACTATCCGAAAAAGGGATAACTGTTGAAAATTTCAGGTAGTATAAATATCTATATCTTttaaatgacctaataatataAGAATTCTTTTATACAGTCAAACTAGACTGAAAGAATGATTAGCCAATTCATATGATAAATTCCACGAGAAACGTGAGAGTTCGTTGATAACTTATCAAGAAAGCTCAATCGCGGTGGTACAAGAATTTGCTGTTAACTTTGGttttaatttgaagaagaaaacaccttataattattttatttttcagttttaatTTGCTGCTCTCATTAGTTGCACAACAGATCAAGAATAAAGTTTGCTGAGAGGATGTGataaaagttataaaatagtacaatatatatatatgttaaaaaaaGTATTACTTGTATCCCGTTTGTTATAATATTtccaaaatgaaaataaaaacaaaaactgTAAAGTAGAGGGAAAGATCCAAAACTTGTtctcttatgtatatgcatcacttctctagaaatttctcatAAAGATAAACATACAACATAGAGCAAATTTTGAGCAATCTTTAACAATACACTAGAACTTTTTCTTATATCAAGGAGATTCAACAATTTGTTATAAAAGATATACTATACATAAAccaaccttttctttttttcttatatcaAGGAGATTCAATAATTCATCTACATACACAACTATTTTTACCTCGCTACATGCTAGCATAATTTTATGTTGAAGCAAGGTCAGTTAAATATTCCTTTCGGATATGTAGGGATGGATCTAGTAAATAAGATATGGTTTCATCTGAACTCATAACTTTGTTGTAAACCTACCTTGTATATATGCTAAAAAGATCCATCAATATTCAATAAgtacacataatatatttcaAACCCATAATTTAGATGAGATGTGGTTGAATTTTGAGtcaaactcataaatttcaaattttgagtTTACCTCTGGAATACCTGGACTAGCTAGTAGCTAGCCCTATTTCATTGCCAATGCAAAAAAATGCTAGAAAGTAATACATACAATTTTTTGGTTTCAAGTTTCAACACATACCTGGAAGATCCCATGGCTCAGATTTATTTAGATCAACATCAGCAATAGCCCTTCCAGTAAAATTAGCATCCTCTATCTTGTTCACTAGATAATAAGTTATAAGCTCTTCATCTGTAGGATGAAATCTGAACCCTGGTGGTAGCTCATGAGTTTCTTCTCTCACTTGATCAACCATTTCTTTTCCAAATCCTATTCTCAACttattatatttgtttgtttataAAAGGAAACCCTAAAACTTAAAATTTGTATATGTAGATAAAACACTAGTACGAAAACCAAAAGAGTAAGCTTTTAGAAAAAGTTGGTACATGAAAATTAAGGGATTTGAGAAGTATATCCAGAATGGATCAAAACCTAAATAAGTTTCCAAAAAGGAGGAAAACTTAACTAGCTAATAAAGTTTGTTGTTTGCTCTGTGCTgcaagaaataataaattttcttaatttggtTGCATGTCTAGAGGAAATGGAATTATGGGATTTGTATAATATTTTTGCTAAAACCTTTGCTAGAAGTTTAGGTTTTGAGGGCTCTTGATGAGAGATGGAAGAGGAAGTGTTTCTTGCTTCAGAATTTAAAGAAGTGGGAAGAAAGAAGGACATGGTAACGTGTGTATTACAAGCTCTCACCTACTATGGGTCTTGAGGTACACGGTTGTTTCATCCCTAATTGgctaaaaaaaatctaactaaTGTGAATTGATAATGTTATAGAGATGCGGACAGTAAAATGGATGTGCAATTATACAAGATTTCAATGGCTATATGTGCAAAAAGGTTCAAGTAACCTCATCGAGGATAAAATGAGAAACGGTCACTTGAGATTATACGGTTAAGTCTTCCGTCAATAGCCAAATGCATCGGCTCATGATGTAAATCATGGTGAGTGAGGTATTGAAAACAACGAGATAGATCTAAAATCACTTTGACATCGTATGTCGAAGGACCTATATATAATCTCTTGGGGtctcactacaagaaagtataaaaTTCGTAACCTTTTTCTAGCAACTacatattgttgttggttaaaaTATTTTAGTACATGGCAACAATATGATAAATCGTTTCGTAGAGTATATATTGCCAACAATTTTTATCTCCCGTTGGTGTATACTCAATATATAATAAGTGCTACATCTATGTTTTATTCTGGCTAAAACTCAGTAAAAATAAAGATTAGAGTTACttttgttgtgatctttattgGGCTGTTGTATAGTGTTAAAATCCCGATATATTTACTTTGAGTGCATCTTTCAGACAAGTGTACTTACATACTATCATCTTCAACATAATCTTCTTTGTCATTTTGCCCGTACGTACATCTTCAATTACTTTGTAAACACTCAATAACTCAATTACCTCGTTTAATTTTCTCCTAACTAGTTCAAACTAAAGATACTCAAAATCCATTGTATTATTTTGTATCAACTCTTTCATTAATTTAGAACTTGCAATGCTAATCTGAATATTGATCCGCATAGATTCTCTAGAGCCATGTTATTCATAGAACTAAATTTCACATTAATGCTGAAAAGATATATCTTTCAGTTCATCCCTTGATTATCAGTTTCTCTATACATTTGAGATGAGAAGCCACTGTACTTAGTTTTATGAGAAGCCACTGTACTTAgttttactttttgtttttatatttttgtttcaCTTAATGCCCATGAAGTATATTAATTTAGTATAAACCAAAGAAATTAAACTTGTTGCTGAAATGAATTTACATCTTTGATTTAATAAGACTAATTAACCTTGTTTTGGTTGATCAAATATATACATcgaataatgaaaattttaatgaGAAAATGAACTCCTGTACTGGCGACAAACAATTTGAATCAAAAAACGACTCTATTAAAGATCTTATGTGTTTTATTTATAGATCTCCTATGTTATTTTTACAAATCTCTTCGAAAGGAtcatataattaaaattaaataacatGTAGAGTGGACTATAAAATCAAAGCTGCCATTTTCTATTCGGTAATTAAGAAACTTGTGGGTTGGTCCTTCGTATACTAGCTAGGAGCAATTAAAGTGATGAAAGGTAAATTCTTCAATAATTATAAGATCAACAATGTTATGTGGTAGTGAATATTGGGCCGTTAAAATCCATCATATTCACAAGATGAGGGTTATAGAATGCGAATACTAAAATAGATGTGCGGTCATACAAGATAAGATAAGATTTAAAATTAATACGTTCGTCAGAAGGTGCAAGTAGCACGCATTGAGGATAAAATGAGAGAAGATCAATCGCTTGAGATGGTTTGGTCATGTCCTGCGTCAATCTACATATGCACCGGTCGATCCGTATGTGCGAAACTATGGTGAATGAAGATGTTAAAAGGGAACAAGGTAAGCCTAAAATCACATGGAAATAAAGCTGTCTCAAAAGTATAATTTGTTTGGAACCAATGCAGATTTGGCTAAAGATAAGGCACAAAACACAATGAAagaataagatacatatatgcGATATCTACTAGTAGAGAATAGTATTTAGTCTTGTTAGTACATTGATTTTGGACATATTGCTTTTCCTGGGAGTTTTTTGACCTTATTATAGATTTATATGCTAGTAAAAATACAGAAaacttttaataataataataataacaacaacatgaGTTgagctttagaaaaatatgacaGTGAAGACTCATATTGTTGTTGAtcccaacttgtttgggactaAGCATGGTTAAAACGTttagaggattttttttttttttttttttttgcttattatAGTGTAAgagatactccctctgtttcaatttatgtgaactttttACTATTTGGAGAGTGTACGTGGTTCTTTGACCACAATGTCCTTACACTTTTTCTAAATTAtcttaattataaattattatgacttatagtacttttaatgtagtttctaaatatataaattttatttttacaaatttgaaaaatctatgtcaaaatttaaggtcaaagttataaagtttgaccctcgtaatccaaaaaggttcacataaattgaaacagatggaGTATATAGAACTAATTGAGATGTTCGAATACAATCTCCAGACTTACTATCATCAAGTAAACCTGCATTAACTTTTGGGCTTTTGATATATTCGGCTGCTCTGCCGCTAGTTAATATACAAGAAATATATAATGATGTATAAACTATGTATATTACAtatgttataaacaaaagttaCATATTAATTGCTATTGTTTTGGTGGACGGCTATACAATATAAAATCCCCTTCACTTTTCGCATAAATCCAATAATTAGTTTTCAcctcaaattaaaaaaagggaaatctaCGTGGCATAACTAACTCtagtacatatttatatttattagcTATAGTTTAGATTAATTACATCTTATAGCTAAGagtaatatgttaaatacaattaatagctacatatatatttaaagtagaatactttattattattatttataaatttttgggGGGTTAACTACTTCTTCTCTCGACGGACCGCCGCCGGAGCTCCAGCGAACGAGCTCCGGCcaccaaccaacaacaatacaccACTGCTCCGGTTCCCTTCTCcttctactccctccgtcaTCCGCAACGATCTGAGCTTCTTCTGCCACAACCACCACAAATCTAAGCTAAGAGACATTTTCTCCGGCTaactgttgttgttgttgttgtgaaatttTCCGGCAGATCTGGCTGGAACTAGTGGGCGAAcagttggtgttgttgttgtgaaatttCCAGCAGATCTGGCCGGAACTACTGGTTGGTGGTGTTGTATTCACGAATATGGCGATTGTATTCacttttttgagcttttttgttaaatttttagattgtattcatttttttagggTGTATTTGTTAGCATAAGGGTTgtcgttattgttgttgtgaaattTCCGGCAGATCTGGCCGGAAATCATTGACAGACCTGGCTGGAACtagtggttggtgttgttgtattcACAATATGGCGATTGTATTCacttttttgagctttttttgttaaatttttagattgtattaatttttttttttggtgtatttgttaatttttggtgtatctattgtattcatgaatacagcgaaCCCGTTTATGaatgcagatagtcatttcatgaatacagtgaaaaaaaaattcgttgaATCTGAACTTGAATACAGCAAAATCTGACTCAGccgaattttgaatacaatctaCTGTAGCGCGTGAATACAATCTACAATTAGCTAAAGTGTAGCTATGCCTAACAAAAAAACCTcaaaatgtagtcatttatATAAGTTGCCCTTAAAAAAAGGGGTAACATATATTACGTGTATGTTTATATTAGCGAAGGATCCATCTATAAACTGTTAATATGAAACTCTTTATATCCATATTATTATTTGCACCAAACTTAATGTTTAATTTCAAAACATAACTTATTTTCTCTAAACTAAAGGATTTCAACAATGTATAAGAGCTGGCAAACGTGTTtaattttgtgtgtgtatatattaatatatacatataatatacatagttTATAAATAACTagtgtatattttttatatttggctAACTGATGTGTAATTATTTTTGTCCAGCGTCCAAATGTGTTACTTTTTTCTAAACgtaaatgatttttttagttAAGTAACTAGGTTCAATCAATGTGTCAATAtctttttggccctttttctgGTCATAATTTTGACTTAGGGAACATTACAATTACGAAGAATATTCTTTGTCACGtaactttttttaattgaagCATTCTACGTCGGGAAAGTTTATCATGGACCTAATCAATTTCATCAGTAATTTCTACCAAAAATTAGAAGTATGGATGTCGACATGACAGTATGTAGTCAGAGTTATTAGTATCACACAAGACAATAATTAATAAGTGTATATATACTGCCACCTTTTTTTTTACATCGAAAcaatatgattcttattcattcaTTAGCAAAGCAAAAGTGTCATGAGTTAAAACTTACAAGCCATGTAGAAAGTTGATCATCGATCGCAATAGATTCATGTACTAATGTTTGTTTACTACTTTCTTGACATTTAATCTTTGTTTACGGTTCATTTTGCGCAAACGACCATAATTTGGAGAAGAAAATAACAAgattagtttttaatttttacttgGCTTACACTTCAACACTACATATGTATTTAGCATTGAGACGCTCATATAtaaccaacttatttttttatgttatacatGTAACGGCAGTATATGCTTATCAAGATTATAATGTTAACGCGTATAAGTGTTTTACTAGTATATATGACATCTTATTGTATTGTCATGATCCAATTATGCAATGTATCCATTAATTAATGCATTTTGAAACTAGTCTACTACTTCTTGACAATTGACATCCAATCCTAGTTTATGGTTCATTTTGAACCCTAGACGATATTTCTAGGAGAAAATAACAAGATTAGTTTCCTAGAAGATTAGTATTTTACTTGTCTTATACTTCAATTCTAAGTATATAATAGTCTTTGGTCAcatccatatatataacctAACTTATATTTTACGTTGTATGTCTTGATATCGATACGTACTTATCTTGAttatatataattaactaaacgcatataaatattttactaaTATATATGACATCTTATTATATTGTCATGATCCAATCATGCATTGTATCCATTTCATTTTGAAACTAGTTTACTAATTTCTTGGCATCCAATCCTAGTTTATGGCTCATTTGCGCCCTTAACGACTATTTGGATGAGAAAATAACAAGATAAAATTAGTTTCCTAGAAGATTGGTATTTTACTTGTCTTATACTTCAAGCCTATATATTAGTACTTAGTATTGACAAGTCCATATATAAcaactttatatttttatgttatatatatgcaatgtTGAAACTAAGACTTATCACGCATTATAACGTAAACACGTATAAGTTTTTCGCTAGTATGAGTTAtgtcatgatggtatcatgcaCTTGTATTTATTGCATTTTGTTATGGTTGTAGAATTATGTTAGGTCATACAAGCCATTGTTTCCGAACAATAAATTAGGATTTCGTGCAACTCTAGAAAGTAATGCACGTGAATTCTAATATTCAAGAAAGATTAGAGATAAGGGTGGTGCACTAAATATGTAGTTATTTAACGAAGACTTTGTCCTCTCACACGGTAAAAAATCATTGAGAAAGTAGTTGGAAGCTGGCAAAAGCGGattcaaaatttttattttgatgaatttaatttgtaaATTTTTATCATTGGACTCTTTATACCTTCAAAATTATGAGTATAAAATGTAATATTTTCTATAACTTTAAagatattttacatatatatctacgGTGTAtcaaaaatattatattcaaattgTTCAGCTGAACCCGTGGTTTAGATGCTACATCTGCCTTTGTTGGAACCTGGAAGGTTGCAGCCAAGGATGTGGCTATCaactgaaaaaaaattataaattaattaatgaagTAAGTGAAAAtagtagggatctagtagctcagttggttggctacctgaactttcaccttcttggtgagggttcgaatctcACGTTGTAATTCCctcccccatttccccttcccctacccaaTTATGCAATGTATCCATTAATTAATGCATTTTGAAACTAGTCTACTACTTCTTGACAATTGACATCCAATCCTAGTTGATGGTTCATTTTGAACCCTAGACGATATTTCTAGGAGAAAATAACAAGATTAGTTTCCTAGAAGATTAGTATTTTACTTGTCTTATACTTCAATTCTAAGTATATAATAGTCTTTGGTCAcatccatatatataacctaacttatttttttacgTTGTATGTAAACAATACTGATACAGACTTATCTTGAttatatataattaactaaACGCATATAAATATTTTGCTAGTATATATGACATCTTATTATATTGTCATGATCCAATCATGCATTGTATCCATTTCATTTTGAAACTAGTTTACTACTTTCTTGGCATCCAATCCTAGTTTATGGTTCATTTGCGCCCTTAACGACTATTTGGATGAGAAAATAACAAGATAAAATTAGTTTCCTAGAAGATTGGTATTTTACTTGTCTTATACTTCAAGCCTATATATTAGTACTTAGTATTGACAAGTCCATATATAACcactttatatttttatgttatatatatgcaatgtTGAAACAGACTTATCACGATTATAACGTAAACACGTATACGTTTTTCGCTAGTATGAGTTAtgtcatgatggtatcatgcaCTTGTATTTATTGCATTTTGTTATGGTTGTAGAATTATGTTAAGTCATACAAGCCATTGTTTCCGAACAATAAATTAGGATTTCGTGCAACTCTAGAAAGTAATGCACGTGAATTCTAATATTCAACAAAGATTAGAGGTAAGGGTGGTGCACTATATATGTAGTTATTTAACGAAGACTTTGTCCTCTCACACGGTAAAAAAATCATTGAGAAAGTAGTTGGAAGCTGGCAAAAGCGGattcaaaatttttattttgatgaatttaatttgtaaATTTTTATCATTGGACTCTTTATACCTTCAAAATTATGAGTATAAAATGTAATATTTTCTATAACTTTAAagatattttacatatatatctcTTTGTATCAAAAATATTATATTGGCTTCATTCAAATTAACCCGTGGTTTAGATCTTACATCCGCCTTTGTTGGAACCTCGAAGGTTGCAGCCAAGGATGTGGCTATCAACcgaaaaaaatgtataaattaattaatgaagTAAGTGAAAATAGTAGGGATCATTTTCGAGTTAGAAATTTCTGCGAACTTTCACCACCTTCTTGTgaggttcgaatccccacgttgtaatTCTCCCACATTTCCCCTTCTcctacccctatgtaataaaacaattttttttttaaaaaaaaaaaaagtaagtgaaaaatataaaaattcaaGATTAGATTCCTAACAGGGCTAAAGCCGTTGGTGATACTTTGAGGGTGTTTTGCTaagcttataagttggtcaaacaagCTTATAAGCATTTTTCGGCTTATCTACGCgtttggtaaaaaataaaaatgcttataagtgaagtgcttataagccaaaatcaGCAATAAGCCATAAGTTGGTCATCCCtaacttattatttttcagCTTACAAGCACTTTAATTTGACCAAAAATTTTACTATTCTATCCCTAATATTATTTTACAATGTCTCAAATATCCTTGCTGAAATAAAACACCTAATCAATTTCGTGATTGATTCTTTGAGAGTGTTTATTATAGTTGAATGTTTTAATAAATTAGCAACAACCAAAATTTCACTAGGCATTTGGTCATTCTATACAAATATTTTTGTACGTTTTAAGTATGTTTTGCACGATTCAAATTATTAATTGTTATATCATAGATTTTGATTATCTTTTAAATTatcataaaaattatatatataaaatagataacctaaattttatattaaagaTAATGAGAAATAAATGGTTTTATATTTGaatcaacttgaaattgaaaatcACGTGAAAATCTCTTTTTTATTAGTGTAAACAACTTTAAGGACAGGTAAGTCATTTTAACAGAAATTTTGCTTATCAACACTTTTTCTATCAAACACTTCAGCTATTTATTATACGTTtcagcacttttatccaaacacgttACTGTTTATCTATTAAATCGGCTTCAGCACTTAAAAATACTTATAAGCTATTTTAAATCAACTAAGCTAAATGAGCTCTTTTTCTCATCAGCCTAAGATTTGGATGACAGAAATACCCGATATCTGTAATGATGGAAGGCATACGTATTTGATATCGAAGTGTGCACAAATTAGTCCGGACATTATTatattggaaagaaaaaaaagtagatGAAAGGTCTTTGTCAAGAAGACTATCTAGAAGCTCTATTTTATCCTTGGCAGACTACTTGTCAAGCACTTCACCAGTGACACAACAAACAATTAATGTTTTTATCAGATaaattttaacattttttaATCTAATTATCACAATgattaagaataaaatgaagCTTAATGCTGAAGAACTTATGTAAAGAATCATTGATTATTAATAGTAGTGAGACTATTGCCATGACAAGTCTTTATTTATCTCCAAAAGCTGTACAGAATTTTCCTTTCCGAGCAAAACAGGTGTCCAAAACCAATACTAAAAAATCCCCTGTTTCTAGGCTTACAACCTTTACAAGTTAAGTGTTTAGTTATATTCCTATACCATATTACCATTTGCGGGGAATTGACACGATGGTACAAGTCCTACATAAAATTGGcatattttttacccaaaatgTTTTAGCAAAAGTAGTCCTAAAAATAATGGCATTATGGAGCCAAATTTGTATTCAGCCCCTAAAATCATGCTAagcaaaatattcttttctctATAATCAATAGAATAGTTCCCCTAATTAATAGTAACAAAAATTTTCATAATAGAATCCTTCTATCAAGGGTGTCTAGTTGGACTAGAATCTATTCAAATGATATTTCAAAATGATTTCTTCCTACTTTTTAGCCAAATTAGCTCCTATAATGCTGAAGGCTTTCTTCATCTTCCATGTATTATATCCAATATAACGTCTATATTCTACTATCAAAAtacatcaagaaaaaaattgttttttctttaaaacttaAAAGGTTATA
This portion of the Lycium ferocissimum isolate CSIRO_LF1 chromosome 1, AGI_CSIRO_Lferr_CH_V1, whole genome shotgun sequence genome encodes:
- the LOC132057523 gene encoding NAC domain-containing protein 20-like yields the protein MVDQVREETHELPPGFRFHPTDEELITYYLVNKIEDANFTGRAIADVDLNKSEPWDLPGKAKMGGKEWYFFSLRDRKYPTGVRTNRATNTGYWKTTGKDKEIFNSKTTELVGMKKTLVFYKGRAPRGEKSNWVMHEYRVRSKSSYRTTKQDEWVVCRIFQKSAGLKKYPINNHSRATLNPYSLNITQNASMSSHMMQLPHDHQGFQFPMGRGNYMSHAEIQELNNRVIFQSGSSNMNFPIQPQMSYNIGGSSSGGGGGDSNYFTISGLNLNLGGGAASSQPVLRSMPPPQVMNQQEVASSMMANCAITSEAGYGVEMNNANTMNNGVMAMEHCADLDNYWATY